The following are encoded in a window of Thiohalobacter sp. IOR34 genomic DNA:
- a CDS encoding DUF3592 domain-containing protein, translating into MALHAARNLALALRSRYWPTTVGKLEGVDIKRITALDEQYLRKGWVSEHLFGSYSYDVNGRQYRGKRITMSDNVVKPRSELLDIIGQYAHSGTCVVYYNPDKPQQACLIPGPRLWNYLPFVTALAFIAFPFIYQLMVR; encoded by the coding sequence ATGGCGCTGCATGCAGCGCGTAACCTTGCCTTGGCATTGCGGAGCCGGTACTGGCCAACGACGGTTGGGAAGCTGGAAGGCGTCGATATCAAAAGGATTACGGCGCTCGATGAGCAGTATCTGCGTAAGGGGTGGGTCAGTGAACACCTGTTTGGTAGCTATTCCTATGACGTGAACGGCCGGCAGTATCGCGGCAAGCGAATCACGATGTCGGACAATGTGGTCAAGCCCCGTTCCGAATTGCTGGACATCATCGGGCAATATGCGCACAGTGGAACTTGTGTTGTCTATTACAATCCGGACAAGCCACAACAAGCATGCCTGATTCCGGGGCCGCGTCTATGGAACTATCTGCCCTTCGTGACGGCCCTGGCCTTTATCGCCTTTCCGTTTATCTATCAGTTGATGGTGAGATGA
- a CDS encoding sigma-54 dependent transcriptional regulator, with the protein MNHFETLLIGRSPELSAQLRAAALVAATDVPLLIQGESGTGKDLLAHAVHQESPRAAGPLITVNCAALPETLAESLLYGHKRGAFTGAVADQSGQVVEAHGGTLFLDEIGELPLGVQAKLLRFLESGECLPIGSKEVITADVRLIAATNRDLLAEVQAGRFREDLYYRLNVVPIVLPPLRERNGDLLLLLDFFTTTLAEQYRLEPPRYTRAARQRLCEYHWPGNVRELRNLCERMLILFSGSEIDADNLPNEIRSGRPGAAEDNLIRLPAEGLRLEDVEVQLIRQALEQSRGNRSHAARLLGLSRDTLLYRLKKYAIEV; encoded by the coding sequence ATGAATCATTTCGAGACCCTGCTCATCGGCCGTTCGCCTGAACTCAGTGCCCAGTTGCGCGCCGCCGCCCTGGTGGCCGCCACCGACGTGCCGCTGCTCATCCAGGGCGAGAGCGGCACCGGCAAGGATCTGCTGGCCCATGCCGTGCACCAGGAGAGCCCCCGTGCCGCCGGCCCGCTGATCACCGTCAACTGCGCCGCTCTGCCGGAGACCCTGGCCGAATCCCTGCTCTATGGCCACAAGCGGGGCGCCTTCACCGGTGCCGTCGCCGACCAATCGGGGCAGGTGGTGGAGGCCCATGGCGGCACCCTGTTCCTGGACGAGATCGGTGAACTGCCGCTCGGCGTGCAGGCCAAGCTGCTGCGCTTCCTGGAATCCGGCGAGTGCCTGCCGATCGGCAGCAAGGAGGTGATCACCGCCGACGTCCGGCTGATCGCCGCCACCAACCGCGACCTGCTGGCCGAGGTGCAGGCCGGCCGCTTCCGCGAGGATCTCTACTACCGGCTCAACGTGGTGCCGATCGTGCTGCCGCCACTGCGCGAGCGCAATGGCGACCTGCTGCTGCTGCTGGATTTCTTCACCACCACCCTGGCCGAGCAGTATCGGCTGGAACCGCCGCGTTACACCCGCGCCGCGCGGCAACGGCTTTGCGAGTACCACTGGCCCGGGAACGTGCGCGAGCTGCGCAATCTCTGCGAACGCATGCTGATCCTGTTCAGCGGCAGCGAGATCGACGCCGACAACCTGCCGAACGAGATCCGCAGCGGCCGCCCCGGCGCTGCCGAGGACAACCTGATCCGCCTGCCGGCGGAAGGCCTGCGGCTGGAGGATGTCGAGGTCCAGCTCATCCGCCAGGCCCTGGAGCAGAGCCGCGGCAATCGCAGCCATGCCGCCCGCCTGCTGGGCCTGTCGCGTGACACCCTGCTCTACCGGCTGAAGAAATACGCCATCGAGGTCTAG
- a CDS encoding cytochrome c oxidase subunit 3 family protein, with amino-acid sequence MDQQNPPTVDNSNDPAGITTAQRYPPGDLAIWIFILAELSVFAVFFAAYAFTRMNHVELFNQYQATLDRRAALINTLALITSSYFVVRAVAAIRDDDARACSGWLLAALGMGTVFLVVKGGEYAHHFGEGVTLSSNTFYMFYLSLTFFHFMHVIMGMVILAAVALKARAGAYSAAQHTGVETGASYWHMVDLVWLILFPLVYVMK; translated from the coding sequence ATGGACCAGCAGAATCCGCCCACCGTGGACAACAGCAACGACCCGGCAGGCATCACGACTGCTCAGCGCTACCCCCCCGGTGATCTCGCCATCTGGATCTTCATCCTGGCCGAGCTCAGCGTGTTCGCCGTATTCTTCGCCGCCTATGCCTTCACCCGCATGAACCATGTCGAGCTGTTCAACCAGTACCAGGCGACCCTCGACCGGCGCGCCGCGCTGATCAACACCCTGGCCCTGATCACCAGCAGCTACTTCGTGGTCCGCGCCGTGGCCGCCATCCGCGACGACGATGCGCGCGCTTGCAGTGGCTGGCTGCTGGCGGCACTGGGCATGGGCACCGTCTTTCTGGTGGTCAAGGGCGGCGAATATGCCCACCACTTCGGCGAGGGCGTGACCCTGAGCAGCAACACCTTCTACATGTTCTACCTGTCGCTGACCTTCTTCCATTTCATGCATGTCATCATGGGCATGGTGATCCTGGCGGCGGTCGCCCTGAAGGCACGGGCCGGCGCCTACAGCGCAGCGCAACACACCGGCGTCGAGACCGGCGCCTCCTACTGGCACATGGTGGACCTGGTGTGGCTGATCCTCTTTCCCCTGGTCTATGTGATGAAGTGA
- a CDS encoding transposase produces the protein MARPLRLEFAGALYHVTARGDRREDIYLDDEDRRDFLVLLGEVCNRYNWLVHAYCLMSNHYHLLVETPDGNLSRGMRQLNGVYTQRFNRRHGRVGHVYQGRYKGILVQKGTYLLELARYVVLNPVRAGMVAEAGQWPWSSFRASIGEESAPAWLETDWLLAQFGETRGKAVRRYIRFVREGVGASSPWGRLRYQVFFGDEEFVERFRDPRRFERLSEVPKAQRRPLARTLAEYRNEFPRAEAMARAYLSGAYTMKAIGEFFGVHYMTVSRAVRRFEAPE, from the coding sequence ATGGCACGACCGCTGCGTCTCGAATTTGCTGGTGCGCTTTACCATGTCACTGCCCGCGGCGACCGGCGGGAGGATATTTATCTGGACGATGAAGACCGCCGGGATTTTCTTGTCCTGCTGGGCGAGGTGTGCAATCGATACAACTGGCTGGTGCATGCCTACTGCCTGATGTCCAACCACTACCATCTCCTGGTGGAAACGCCGGACGGCAATCTTTCCAGGGGAATGCGGCAGCTCAATGGAGTCTACACCCAGCGCTTCAATCGCCGCCATGGCCGTGTGGGTCATGTATATCAGGGGCGTTACAAGGGGATTTTGGTGCAGAAAGGCACCTATTTGCTGGAGCTTGCGCGCTATGTCGTGCTCAACCCGGTGCGGGCGGGCATGGTGGCGGAGGCGGGACAGTGGCCGTGGAGCAGCTTCCGGGCATCGATCGGCGAGGAATCCGCGCCAGCCTGGCTGGAGACCGATTGGCTGCTGGCGCAGTTTGGGGAGACGCGCGGCAAAGCGGTACGCCGGTACATCCGCTTTGTGCGTGAAGGGGTGGGCGCATCCTCACCATGGGGCAGGCTGAGGTACCAGGTATTTTTCGGTGACGAGGAATTTGTCGAAAGGTTTCGTGACCCCAGGCGTTTTGAACGACTCAGCGAAGTGCCGAAAGCCCAGCGTCGCCCGCTTGCCCGGACGCTCGCGGAGTATCGCAATGAATTTCCACGCGCCGAGGCCATGGCCCGTGCCTATCTTTCCGGTGCGTACACCATGAAGGCGATTGGCGAGTTTTTCGGCGTACACTACATGACGGTGAGCCGGGCAGTGCGGAGGTTTGAAGCGCCGGAGTAG
- a CDS encoding NnrS family protein, translating to MQIESPRPKTMPGLAPLALGFRPFFLVGGLAALVLLGLWLAVWGNLLPASGYYGAIGWHAHEMLFGYTAAVVAGFLLTAVRNWTGIGTPTGLPLGLLVLLWLLGRLLPFLAPAQGVLIAVVDLAFLPALALALARPLFGAEARHNRIMLLFLAGMILANVYIHLDALGWVEGLARQGQQLMLFMVLFLLMTIGGRVLPFFTEAAIPGAEAARRPAVEKATVGLALALVLAQAGYPEPRLIGVIATLLGLVQLVRLWGWFDRRALGIPVLWVLHSGYLWLGVGFLLLGAAGFGRFAPNLALHALTVGAIGVFTLGMMARVSLGHTGRMMQTAPAVNLGFVLLNLAALLRVFGPLLVSESYNLWVNLAGGLWLLAFALFVWVYTPILLRARVDGRPG from the coding sequence ATGCAGATCGAATCGCCCAGACCCAAGACGATGCCCGGGCTGGCGCCGCTGGCGCTGGGCTTCCGGCCCTTCTTTCTGGTGGGCGGGCTGGCGGCGCTGGTGCTGCTTGGGCTGTGGCTCGCCGTGTGGGGCAATCTGCTGCCGGCCAGCGGCTACTATGGCGCCATCGGCTGGCATGCCCACGAGATGCTGTTCGGCTACACGGCCGCGGTGGTGGCCGGCTTCCTGCTGACCGCGGTACGCAACTGGACCGGCATCGGTACCCCCACCGGCCTGCCGCTCGGTTTGCTGGTGCTGCTCTGGCTGCTCGGTCGGCTGCTGCCCTTCCTCGCCCCTGCCCAAGGGGTGCTGATCGCCGTCGTCGATCTGGCCTTCCTGCCGGCCCTGGCCCTGGCCCTGGCGCGCCCCCTGTTCGGCGCCGAGGCGCGCCACAACCGCATCATGCTGCTGTTTCTGGCCGGCATGATCCTGGCCAACGTCTACATTCACCTCGATGCCCTCGGCTGGGTCGAGGGGCTGGCCCGCCAGGGCCAGCAGCTGATGCTGTTCATGGTGCTGTTCCTGCTGATGACCATCGGCGGGCGGGTGCTGCCCTTCTTCACCGAGGCGGCGATCCCCGGCGCGGAGGCCGCACGCCGGCCGGCGGTGGAGAAGGCCACCGTCGGCCTGGCGCTGGCCCTGGTGCTGGCCCAGGCCGGCTATCCCGAGCCGCGCCTGATCGGCGTTATCGCCACCCTGCTCGGCCTGGTGCAGCTGGTGCGGTTGTGGGGCTGGTTCGACCGCCGTGCCCTGGGCATCCCGGTGCTCTGGGTGCTGCACAGCGGCTACCTGTGGCTGGGGGTGGGCTTCCTCCTGCTCGGTGCCGCGGGCTTCGGGCGCTTTGCGCCCAATCTGGCGCTGCATGCCCTGACGGTGGGCGCCATCGGCGTCTTCACCCTGGGCATGATGGCGCGTGTCTCGCTCGGCCACACCGGGCGCATGATGCAGACCGCGCCGGCGGTCAACCTGGGCTTCGTGCTGCTCAACCTGGCGGCCCTGCTGCGGGTCTTCGGTCCGCTGCTGGTCAGCGAGTCCTACAATCTCTGGGTCAACCTCGCCGGCGGCCTCTGGCTGCTGGCCTTCGCCCTCTTCGTCTGGGTCTACACCCCCATCCTGCTCCGCGCCCGGGTCGACGGCCGGCCCGGCTGA
- a CDS encoding VWA domain-containing protein codes for MEEQVGQLWHRLVTRIANDRYPAAAVALEGLRLPLGILFRAIGGDGGLEIAPAEATEHGARRRLLQRIAGVNRKIQLAWRDDQALRLPAVIDYLPSPALNRDLYFWLAALAGLDSESEAQNDWFGHNQRLTRKVLQRFPGLAPRYRRLVEAHLALRPDPARLGRNEAAAEQAIRQALQEPGSVDHLPDARRPPQPVLLWLHPDPPGAGADRRRNRDEDAEAERGEARTQTLEAERRRAERTDTPEADRGLITIRMENIFTWGEFVNVDRGSEENEDLDQAADIARDIDTLSVSRDNRASAARLKFDLDLPSEASDDRVIGEGILLPEWDYKRQRLLPDHCRIVPMEAAEAVPCELPDRLKRTARRLRAQFQALAPARIWYRGQADGSEIDLEAYLRFRADQAAGQRVSADGLYLDLRQGARDLACLLLADLSLSTDTWVNDHARVIDVIRDSLFLFAESLAATGDHFAMYGFSSRKRDPVRVHTLKTFDEAYSGRVRGRIDAIRPGYYTRMGAAIRHASELLKAAPAERRLLLVLTDGKPNDLDQYEGRYGIEDTRHAIRQARQLGLQPFCVTIDEQGNEYLPHLFGSGGYVVIRKPSELPRELPLLYTRLTA; via the coding sequence ATGGAGGAACAGGTCGGACAGCTCTGGCACCGGCTGGTGACCCGTATCGCCAACGACCGCTATCCGGCGGCGGCGGTCGCACTGGAGGGGCTGCGCCTGCCGCTCGGCATCCTGTTCCGCGCCATCGGCGGCGACGGCGGCTTGGAGATCGCCCCGGCCGAGGCCACCGAACACGGCGCGAGGCGGCGCCTGCTGCAGCGCATCGCCGGCGTCAATCGCAAGATCCAGCTCGCCTGGCGTGACGACCAGGCGCTGCGGCTGCCGGCGGTGATCGACTACCTGCCGAGCCCGGCTCTGAACCGCGACCTGTATTTCTGGCTCGCGGCCCTGGCTGGCCTGGACAGCGAGAGCGAGGCGCAGAACGACTGGTTCGGCCACAACCAGCGGCTCACCCGGAAGGTACTGCAGCGCTTCCCCGGCCTGGCGCCCCGTTACCGGCGGCTGGTCGAGGCCCATCTGGCCCTGCGCCCGGACCCCGCCCGCCTGGGCAGGAACGAAGCGGCAGCCGAACAGGCCATCCGCCAGGCCCTGCAGGAGCCGGGCAGCGTCGACCACCTGCCTGACGCCAGGCGCCCGCCGCAACCGGTGCTGCTCTGGCTGCACCCCGATCCCCCGGGCGCCGGCGCCGACCGGCGCCGCAACAGGGACGAGGACGCCGAGGCCGAACGCGGCGAGGCCCGCACCCAGACCCTCGAAGCGGAGCGCCGCCGCGCCGAGCGCACCGACACCCCGGAGGCCGACCGCGGGCTGATCACCATCCGCATGGAGAACATCTTCACCTGGGGCGAGTTCGTCAACGTCGATCGGGGCAGCGAGGAGAACGAGGACCTCGACCAGGCAGCCGACATCGCCCGCGACATCGACACCCTGAGTGTCAGCCGCGACAACCGGGCCAGCGCCGCGCGGCTGAAGTTCGACCTCGACCTGCCCTCCGAGGCCAGCGACGACCGGGTGATCGGCGAGGGCATCCTGCTGCCGGAATGGGACTACAAGCGGCAACGGCTGTTGCCCGACCACTGCCGCATCGTGCCCATGGAGGCCGCCGAGGCCGTCCCCTGCGAGCTGCCCGACCGGCTCAAGCGCACCGCCCGTCGGCTGCGCGCCCAGTTCCAGGCCCTGGCCCCGGCACGCATCTGGTACCGCGGCCAGGCGGACGGCTCGGAGATCGACCTGGAGGCCTATCTGCGCTTCCGCGCCGACCAGGCGGCCGGCCAGCGGGTCAGCGCCGACGGCCTCTACCTCGACCTGCGCCAGGGCGCGCGCGACCTTGCCTGCCTGCTGCTCGCCGACCTGTCGCTGTCCACCGACACCTGGGTCAACGACCACGCCCGGGTCATCGACGTGATCCGCGACAGCCTGTTCCTGTTCGCCGAAAGCCTGGCCGCCACCGGCGACCACTTCGCCATGTACGGCTTCTCCTCACGCAAGCGGGATCCGGTCCGGGTACATACCCTGAAAACCTTCGACGAAGCCTACAGCGGCCGGGTGCGCGGCCGCATCGACGCCATCCGCCCCGGCTACTACACGCGCATGGGCGCCGCCATCCGTCATGCCAGCGAGCTGCTCAAGGCGGCACCGGCCGAACGACGCCTGCTGCTGGTGCTGACCGACGGCAAACCGAACGACCTCGACCAGTACGAAGGTCGCTACGGCATCGAGGACACCCGCCACGCCATCCGCCAGGCACGCCAGCTCGGCCTGCAGCCCTTCTGCGTCACCATCGACGAACAGGGCAACGAGTACCTGCCGCACCTGTTCGGCAGTGGCGGTTACGTGGTGATCCGCAAGCCCTCCGAGCTGCCACGCGAGCTGCCCCTGCTCTACACCCGGCTGACGGCGTAG
- a CDS encoding 4Fe-4S binding protein — MLTGLHSPLQRRRILLQLGFFSLFVLAPPLDLFRLDLNLGHFILFGQPWTLGLAAFQAGEIGAGQATLNLVLRGLLPLLLVVGGGLWVAWRYGRLYCGWLCPHFSVVELINGLMRRASGKPSLWEKQPLPSLQPDGRQLRPDRRYWPLTLLAVFGFAFLWALTLLTYLLPPAEIYPNLLHGELTRNQFSFLAVATALFSIEFLFARHLFCRFGCAVGLFQSLAWMANRKAMLVTFDRDRARQCLDCNNACDNACPMRLKPRTIKRHMFTCTQCASCISACSEFQQRRQRHSLLTWTDGGTPRDRRDSSPIQLYRPASRGRLQGGAD; from the coding sequence ATGCTGACCGGTCTCCACAGCCCCCTCCAGCGACGGCGCATCCTGCTGCAGCTCGGCTTCTTCAGCCTGTTCGTGCTGGCCCCGCCGCTCGACCTGTTCCGCCTCGACCTCAACCTGGGGCACTTCATCCTCTTCGGCCAGCCCTGGACCCTGGGCCTGGCGGCCTTCCAGGCCGGCGAGATCGGCGCCGGCCAGGCGACGCTCAATCTCGTCCTGCGCGGCCTGCTGCCTCTGCTGCTGGTGGTCGGCGGCGGCCTCTGGGTGGCCTGGCGCTACGGCCGGCTGTACTGCGGCTGGCTGTGCCCCCACTTCTCGGTGGTCGAGCTGATCAACGGCCTGATGCGGCGCGCCAGCGGCAAGCCCAGCCTGTGGGAGAAACAGCCGTTGCCCAGCCTGCAACCGGACGGCCGCCAGCTGCGCCCCGACCGCCGCTACTGGCCGCTGACCCTGCTCGCCGTGTTCGGTTTCGCCTTCCTCTGGGCGCTGACCCTGCTCACCTATCTGCTGCCGCCGGCGGAGATCTACCCCAACCTGCTGCACGGCGAATTGACCCGCAACCAGTTCAGCTTCCTCGCCGTCGCCACCGCCCTGTTCAGCATCGAGTTCCTGTTCGCGCGCCACCTGTTCTGCCGCTTCGGCTGCGCCGTGGGCCTGTTCCAGAGCCTGGCCTGGATGGCCAACCGCAAGGCCATGCTGGTGACCTTCGACCGGGACCGCGCCCGCCAATGCCTGGACTGCAACAACGCCTGCGACAACGCCTGCCCGATGCGCCTCAAGCCGCGCACCATCAAGCGTCACATGTTCACCTGCACCCAGTGCGCCAGCTGCATCTCCGCCTGCAGCGAGTTCCAGCAGCGCCGCCAGCGGCACAGCCTGCTGACCTGGACCGACGGCGGCACGCCGCGCGACCGGCGTGACAGCAGCCCCATCCAGCTGTATCGCCCGGCGTCTCGCGGCCGGCTGCAGGGAGGCGCGGACTGA
- a CDS encoding encapsulin-associated ferritin-like protein: MPYQEDKLRDAVRDMHRAIESLKEELEAIDWYNQRVDVCTDPELKAILAHNRDEEKEHAAMLMEWIRRHDDAFSKELKDYLFTDRPISEHA; the protein is encoded by the coding sequence ATGCCATACCAGGAAGACAAGCTCCGCGATGCAGTGCGTGACATGCACCGTGCCATCGAGTCCCTCAAGGAAGAGCTGGAGGCCATTGACTGGTACAACCAGCGGGTCGACGTCTGCACCGACCCCGAGCTGAAGGCCATCCTCGCCCACAACCGCGACGAGGAGAAGGAGCACGCGGCCATGCTCATGGAATGGATCCGTCGGCACGACGACGCCTTCAGCAAGGAACTGAAGGACTACCTGTTCACCGACAGACCGATCTCCGAACATGCCTGA
- a CDS encoding TetR family transcriptional regulator — MKIPLRERKYARTRLRLAQALRERLEGRPLEALAVRELCEAAEISEATFFNYFPRKADLLAYVGQLWSLELNWHAMQRQAAGATGLEVIQTVFEQAARQVQGAPGAFGELIAQQAAGRTRRELPPLTPAERQLAFVEHADIGQVPDQGLEVTLAQQLQRAIDAGALPPNSHLQTLMVSLIAIFYGVILALRQSNPAAIGSMYRQQLALLWAGVSGLTGGVASSG, encoded by the coding sequence ATGAAGATCCCGTTGCGGGAACGCAAGTATGCACGCACCCGGCTGCGGCTGGCACAGGCCCTGCGGGAGCGGCTGGAGGGGCGGCCGCTGGAGGCCCTGGCGGTGCGCGAGCTGTGCGAGGCTGCGGAGATTTCCGAGGCCACCTTCTTCAACTATTTCCCCCGCAAGGCGGATCTGCTGGCCTATGTCGGCCAGCTGTGGAGCCTGGAGCTGAACTGGCATGCCATGCAGCGCCAGGCCGCCGGCGCCACGGGCCTGGAAGTGATCCAGACCGTGTTCGAACAGGCCGCGCGCCAGGTGCAGGGCGCACCCGGCGCCTTCGGCGAGCTGATCGCCCAGCAGGCGGCCGGGCGCACGCGGCGCGAGTTGCCGCCGCTGACCCCCGCCGAGCGCCAGCTGGCCTTTGTCGAGCATGCCGACATCGGCCAGGTGCCGGACCAGGGGCTGGAGGTCACCCTTGCCCAGCAGCTACAGCGGGCCATCGACGCCGGGGCGCTGCCACCGAACAGCCATCTGCAGACCCTGATGGTGTCGCTGATCGCCATCTTCTACGGCGTCATCCTCGCCCTGCGTCAGTCCAATCCCGCGGCCATCGGCAGCATGTACCGCCAGCAGCTGGCCCTGCTCTGGGCCGGCGTGAGCGGCCTCACCGGGGGCGTGGCATCATCCGGCTGA
- a CDS encoding CbbQ/NirQ/NorQ/GpvN family protein produces MDTHVDTQTASETGLPFYLPQGNETELFEHAYRNRLPVLIKGPTGCGKTRFINHMAARLGRPLYTVACHDDLTAADLVGRYLIGDSGTYWNDGPLTRAVREGAICYLDEVVEARKDTTVVLHPLTDDRRILPLERTGETLHAPPEFMLVVSYNPGYQNLLKGMKPSTRQRFVAMSFDFPQPKVEVEILCRETGIETALAERLVALAGGLRALKDHDLEEAASTRLLVYAATLIRSGFAPRDACRAALVEPLTDDAETGAALLEVIDASFGG; encoded by the coding sequence ATGGATACCCACGTGGACACCCAGACAGCCAGCGAGACCGGCCTGCCCTTCTACCTGCCGCAGGGCAACGAGACCGAACTCTTCGAACACGCCTACCGCAACCGCCTCCCGGTGCTGATCAAGGGTCCGACCGGCTGCGGCAAGACCCGCTTCATCAATCACATGGCGGCCCGTCTCGGCCGGCCGCTCTACACCGTCGCCTGCCATGACGACCTGACCGCCGCCGATCTGGTGGGCCGCTACCTGATCGGCGACAGCGGCACCTACTGGAACGATGGCCCGCTGACCCGCGCAGTACGCGAGGGCGCCATCTGCTACCTCGACGAGGTGGTCGAGGCACGCAAGGACACCACGGTGGTACTGCATCCCCTGACCGACGACCGGCGCATCCTGCCGCTGGAGCGCACCGGCGAGACCCTGCACGCGCCGCCGGAATTCATGCTGGTGGTCTCCTACAACCCCGGCTACCAGAACCTGCTCAAGGGCATGAAGCCCAGCACCCGGCAGCGCTTCGTGGCCATGAGCTTCGATTTCCCGCAACCAAAGGTGGAGGTCGAGATCCTCTGCCGCGAGACCGGCATCGAGACGGCCCTGGCCGAGCGCCTGGTGGCTCTCGCCGGCGGCCTGCGCGCGCTCAAGGATCACGATCTGGAGGAGGCCGCCTCGACCCGCCTGCTGGTCTATGCCGCCACCCTGATCCGCAGCGGCTTCGCGCCCCGCGACGCCTGCCGCGCCGCCCTGGTGGAGCCCCTGACCGACGACGCGGAGACCGGCGCGGCCCTGCTGGAGGTCATCGATGCCAGCTTCGGCGGCTGA
- a CDS encoding sulfite exporter TauE/SafE family protein, whose product MTFSLFVPLLIGLASVLHCIGMCGGIMGALTMSLPAEIRSDRRHLVRFVLAYNLGRITSYILAGALIGGLGTRLFEIISPQYGHAVIRGLSALLLVSIGLYLAGWFPDFARVEKLGTPLWRRLEPLGQRLLPVRRSGQALLFGVIWGWLPCGLVYSTLLWVAAAGDALHGALYMALFGLGTLPGVLTMGLMTGWSTRLMARRDLRRVIGVLLVLFGLASLWFAPQHEGHAGHEAANDPHQLHAPDQP is encoded by the coding sequence GTGACCTTCTCCCTGTTCGTTCCGCTGCTGATCGGTCTGGCCAGCGTGCTGCATTGCATCGGCATGTGTGGCGGCATCATGGGCGCCCTGACCATGAGCCTGCCGGCGGAGATCCGCAGCGACCGGCGTCATCTGGTCCGCTTCGTGCTGGCCTACAACCTGGGACGCATCACCAGCTACATCCTGGCCGGCGCGCTGATCGGCGGCCTGGGCACCCGGCTGTTCGAGATCATCAGCCCGCAGTACGGCCACGCCGTGATCCGCGGCCTCTCCGCCCTGCTGCTGGTCAGCATCGGCCTCTACCTGGCCGGCTGGTTCCCGGACTTCGCCCGGGTGGAGAAGCTGGGCACCCCTCTGTGGCGGCGCCTGGAGCCCCTCGGTCAGCGCCTGCTGCCGGTCCGCCGCAGCGGCCAGGCCCTGCTGTTCGGCGTGATCTGGGGCTGGCTGCCCTGCGGCCTGGTGTATTCCACCCTGCTCTGGGTGGCGGCCGCCGGCGACGCCCTGCATGGCGCGCTCTACATGGCGCTGTTCGGGCTCGGCACCCTGCCCGGCGTGCTGACCATGGGGCTGATGACCGGCTGGTCGACCCGGCTCATGGCGCGCCGCGACCTGCGGCGGGTGATCGGCGTGCTGCTGGTGCTGTTCGGTCTGGCCAGCCTCTGGTTCGCCCCGCAGCATGAGGGACATGCCGGGCATGAGGCTGCAAATGACCCACATCAATTACATGCCCCTGACCAGCCGTAG
- a CDS encoding cytochrome C oxidase subunit IV family protein — protein MKSTRRSALLRPCTWTWLLLLGLTWITYMIGQAGLSGLHVSLLVLGFALLKGQLVGDYFMGLKRVRSPWRWAITLWLLIPGSLITTAFVLATGGR, from the coding sequence ATGAAATCCACCCGACGCTCCGCCCTGCTCCGCCCCTGCACCTGGACCTGGCTGCTGCTGCTCGGCCTGACCTGGATCACCTATATGATCGGCCAGGCCGGACTCAGCGGCCTGCATGTCTCACTGCTGGTACTCGGCTTCGCCCTGCTCAAGGGCCAGCTGGTGGGCGACTACTTCATGGGCCTGAAGCGGGTCCGCAGCCCCTGGCGCTGGGCCATCACCCTCTGGCTGCTGATCCCCGGCAGCCTGATCACCACCGCCTTCGTACTCGCTACGGGAGGGCGCTGA